CGTGCGTTACCACCAATCGCACAAATATAATCGCCGACTATCAACGGGTTTTCCGGTCTAACTTCTGGCACCCGCATACACCAAAACACGACTTCAATGCGCTCTTTTGGTATGCCAAAATAGTCGTGGTATAGTTGTTTCTCTAATTTGGAATAAACGAAAAACTGATTGATATTAGAGAAAGCTTCTGTCATGAGCTGCCGCTTTTTTCCCTGCGGCATATCAGCAAAGTTAAAGGAATAAGCAATATGCTTTGTTTTCACGCCAAGCTTGGCCGCAAAATAGGCGCACCAGAAAGAAACTCGCGAATCATGTGTGATTAGCAAATCAACAGGTTTTAGCTTCATGAAAAGCACTGCCTGTAGGCAGATGCGAATCATTGCTACATAAGGGCGCACAATATATTTTTCCCACGGGAGGCGTGGCCGATCATCAAGAAAGTGCCAGTTGATTGATCCTTCACCAAGCTCTGGCACAAACCATTTCCAGTTTTCACCATAAAAAGGTGTACAGCAAACAATGCTCAAGGGTTTTTGCATCATAATTAGTAACAAAGAAGCTAGAATTGGTTCTGATCGTGTTTATTGTAGTTAGTAGACGTTTTTGCCCTGGCAATCCTAAATAGGTTGTAAGACTTCAAGGGGGCAAGATGCACGCAGACCCAGCTTTACAGGGGGGACTCATTAACCAATTACTGAGGATTGCTATGTAGCAAATTAAGTGCCCAGTTAAGACAAAGATTCTGAACTTGAAGTTATTAATGGCAAAATGCAACCCATTATTTGGCAGTTTTGCATTCGTTGTGAACCTGTTAACGAAAACCCTTTTTTTCCAACTTCAGCGCGGATCAACGCCCTTTCCTTTTATCTAGGAAGATTTGCGGCTTTGAAAGGCTGCCGGTTTTTGCTTTCAAAAACCTGTCAAACCTTCCTTAAACTTCTGAAAATGCATTCTAAGTCTTTTCTCATTTTTTAGACATGAACTTTTGTTACAATAGTTTATCTGATTCTATTTTTTCGGCTAAATCCCAAAGATGACCTTATGCTATCAGGTTCACCTAACTGGGTTAGGTATTCTTGCTCCTGTGACGAAATTTAGTGGCTCTGTTGGGTGTCTGCAAGCACGATCACAAAATAGATAAGAAAGTTTAAATTTTTTCATAGAAGAAATTAAGCAGAAGAATGTAAGCTTATCTCGGCAAATGTCATAGATTTTTGATAAAAAGTGTTACCTGGCATTGACTAACTTTTTGATGACTCCCCAGAACAATCGTGATAACCAATCACGGGCAACCTGAAAGCGATGGCGAAACGTTGGCATTCGCAGCAGGTAAACCCACTGTCTGATGACACCGGCTACCGGCCCTGAAAGATTAATGCCAAAACTAGAAACTGCAGAGGCATTTATTCCTAAAGTAATCATCTCGCCAATGTGCCAGTAGCGGAATGCTAGCAGAGTTCTGCCGGTTAGAGAAGATCGGATATTCCGCGCCGCAATTTTAGCTTGTTGAAAAGCTGCTTGAGCCGTTGCCGGTGCCCAGTGTTCGCTGTCGTTAGAGGCGGCAATGTCTCCTAATGCAAAAACTTCGGGGTGTTCAATCAATTGCAGTGTGGGAAGAACCAGAAGTTCGCCTTGCTTATTTTGAACGTTTGTAATGTTTGGCACCCA
This DNA window, taken from Microcoleus sp. FACHB-68, encodes the following:
- a CDS encoding glycosyltransferase family 4 protein, with the translated sequence MMQKPLSIVCCTPFYGENWKWFVPELGEGSINWHFLDDRPRLPWEKYIVRPYVAMIRICLQAVLFMKLKPVDLLITHDSRVSFWCAYFAAKLGVKTKHIAYSFNFADMPQGKKRQLMTEAFSNINQFFVYSKLEKQLYHDYFGIPKERIEVVFWCMRVPEVRPENPLIVGDYICAIGGNARDYKTLMAAMEKLPDIQLILVTRPKNLHQLKIPPNVKFMVNIPQEEAMNIIKYSRFMVLPLLGSEIPCGHVTLVAAMHLSKAFIITNSRGISDYVINDYNAVTCEAFQPAALADSIQTLWDDPDRCEYLGENGRQFAQTYCSEKPGVKYMQHLIWGENT